The Bacillus vallismortis genome window below encodes:
- the dpaB gene encoding dipicolinate synthase subunit B — MSSLKGKRIGFGLTGSHCTYEAVFPQIEALVNGGAEVRPVVTFNVKSTNTRFGEGAEWVKKIEDLTGYEAIDSIVKAEPLGPKLPLDCMVIAPLTGNSMSKLANAMTDSPVLMAAKATIRNNRPVVLGISTNDALGLNGTNLMRLMSTKNIFFIPFGQDDPFKKPNSMVAKMDLLPQTIEKAVMHQQLQPVLVENYQGND; from the coding sequence ATGTCGTCATTAAAAGGAAAAAGAATCGGGTTTGGGCTGACTGGATCGCACTGCACATATGAAGCGGTTTTCCCGCAAATTGAGGCCCTGGTCAACGGAGGGGCAGAAGTCCGTCCGGTTGTCACTTTTAACGTAAAATCCACAAATACCCGATTTGGAGAAGGAGCGGAATGGGTTAAAAAAATTGAAGACCTGACCGGATATGAGGCCATTGATTCGATTGTGAAGGCAGAGCCCCTTGGGCCGAAGCTGCCCCTTGACTGCATGGTCATTGCGCCCTTAACCGGCAACTCAATGAGCAAGCTTGCAAATGCTATGACAGACAGTCCGGTGCTGATGGCGGCAAAAGCGACAATCCGAAACAATAGGCCAGTCGTTCTTGGTATCTCGACAAATGATGCTCTCGGTTTAAACGGAACAAATTTAATGAGGCTCATGTCAACAAAAAATATCTTTTTTATTCCATTCGGGCAAGACGATCCATTTAAAAAACCGAATTCAATGGTAGCCAAAATGGATCTGCTTCCGCAAACCATTGAAAAGGCGGTTATGCATCAGCAGCTTCAGCCGGTTCTGGTTGAGAATTATCAGGGAAATGACTAA
- the asd gene encoding aspartate-semialdehyde dehydrogenase has product MGRGLHVAVVGATGAVGQQMLKTLEDRNFEMDTLTLLSSKRSAGTKVTFKGQELTVQEASPESFEGVNIALFSAGGSVSQALAPEAVKRGAIAIDNTSAFRMDENTPLVVPEVNEADLHEHNGIIANPNCSTIQMVAALEPIRKAYGLNKVIVSTYQAVSGAGNEAVKELYSQTQAILNQEEIEPAIMPVKGDKKHYQIAFNAIPQIDKFQDNGYTFEEMKMINETKKIMHMPDLQVAATCVRLPIQTGHSESVYIEVDRDDATVEDIKKLLKEAPGVTLQDDPNQQLYPMPADAVGKNDVFVGRIRKDLDRANGFHLWVVSDNLLKGAAWNSVQIAESLKKLNLV; this is encoded by the coding sequence ATGGGAAGAGGTTTACACGTAGCAGTTGTCGGAGCGACAGGGGCTGTAGGACAACAAATGCTGAAAACACTTGAAGACAGAAACTTTGAAATGGACACACTTACATTGCTATCTTCCAAACGCTCTGCGGGGACAAAAGTCACGTTTAAAGGCCAAGAGCTGACTGTTCAGGAAGCTTCTCCCGAGAGCTTTGAAGGGGTAAATATTGCTTTGTTCAGCGCCGGCGGAAGCGTATCACAGGCATTGGCACCAGAAGCTGTAAAACGCGGCGCTATTGCTATAGATAATACGAGTGCGTTCCGCATGGACGAAAATACACCGCTTGTTGTGCCTGAAGTGAATGAGGCAGACTTGCATGAACACAACGGCATTATTGCCAATCCGAACTGCTCTACAATCCAAATGGTTGCGGCTCTTGAACCGATCCGCAAAGCATACGGCTTAAACAAAGTCATCGTATCAACTTACCAGGCGGTTTCAGGAGCGGGAAATGAAGCTGTAAAAGAGCTTTACAGCCAAACACAGGCGATTTTAAATCAAGAAGAAATTGAGCCCGCGATCATGCCTGTAAAAGGCGACAAAAAACACTATCAAATCGCCTTCAACGCGATTCCGCAAATTGATAAATTCCAAGATAACGGCTATACGTTTGAGGAAATGAAAATGATAAATGAAACGAAAAAAATCATGCACATGCCGGACCTTCAAGTAGCGGCTACATGTGTGAGACTGCCAATTCAAACTGGGCACTCAGAGTCCGTCTACATTGAGGTTGACCGTGATGACGCTACAGTTGAGGATATTAAAAAACTATTAAAAGAAGCTCCGGGCGTGACACTTCAGGATGACCCAAACCAGCAGCTTTATCCGATGCCTGCTGATGCCGTCGGTAAAAACGATGTGTTTGTTGGCCGCATCCGCAAAGATTTGGACAGAGCAAACGGTTTTCATTTATGGGTTGTTTCTGATAACCTGTTAAAAGGCGCGGCATGGAACTCTGTTCAGATTGCAGAAAGCCTGAAAAAACTAAACCTCGTATAA
- the dapG gene encoding aspartate kinase — MKIIVQKFGGTSVKDDKGRKLALEHMKEAISEGYKVVVVVSAMGRKGDPYATDSLLGLLYGDQSAISPREQDLLLSCGETISSVVFTSMLLDNDVKAAALTGAQAGFLTNDQHTNAKILEMRPERLFSVLANHDAVVVAGFQGATEKGDTTTIGRGGSDTSAAALGAAIDAEYIDIFTDVEGVMTADPRVVENAKPLPVVTYTEICNLAYQGAKVIHPRAVEIAMQAKVPIRVRSTYSKDKGTLVTSHHSSKVGSDVFERLITGIAHVKDVTQFKVPAKIGQYNVQTEVFKAMANAGISVDFFNITPSEIVYTVAGNKTETAQRILMDMGYDPMVTRNCAKVSAVGAGIMGVPGVTSKIVSALSDKEIPILQSADSHTTIWVLVHEADLVPAVNALHEVFELSK, encoded by the coding sequence GTGAAGATAATTGTTCAAAAGTTCGGCGGAACATCTGTAAAAGATGATAAAGGCCGTAAACTGGCTTTAGAGCATATGAAAGAAGCAATCAGTGAGGGATATAAGGTTGTCGTTGTCGTTTCAGCGATGGGCCGGAAAGGAGACCCGTACGCAACGGATTCTTTGCTGGGGCTGCTTTACGGCGATCAGTCAGCGATTTCCCCGAGAGAGCAGGATTTGCTTTTATCTTGCGGAGAGACCATTTCTTCTGTCGTCTTTACAAGCATGCTGCTTGATAACGATGTAAAAGCAGCTGCCCTGACAGGGGCTCAGGCTGGCTTTTTAACGAATGATCAGCATACCAATGCGAAAATCCTTGAAATGAGACCGGAGCGTTTATTCAGTGTTCTCGCAAATCATGACGCTGTAGTCGTCGCAGGGTTCCAGGGTGCCACTGAAAAGGGTGATACAACAACGATCGGCAGAGGGGGCAGCGATACGTCCGCAGCCGCACTTGGCGCAGCGATTGACGCGGAATACATCGATATTTTCACCGATGTAGAAGGTGTGATGACTGCTGACCCGAGAGTGGTGGAAAATGCGAAACCGCTTCCTGTCGTGACGTATACTGAAATTTGCAACCTGGCGTATCAAGGGGCGAAGGTCATTCATCCGCGGGCTGTAGAGATTGCGATGCAGGCAAAGGTTCCCATCCGCGTCCGTTCGACTTATTCGAAAGATAAAGGCACATTGGTGACATCGCATCACTCTTCCAAAGTCGGAAGCGATGTTTTCGAAAGACTGATTACGGGAATTGCCCATGTCAAAGATGTCACGCAGTTTAAAGTGCCTGCGAAAATCGGCCAGTATAACGTACAGACTGAAGTGTTTAAGGCGATGGCGAATGCGGGAATCAGTGTTGATTTCTTCAACATTACCCCTAGTGAAATCGTATATACCGTGGCCGGTAATAAAACAGAAACAGCTCAGCGTATTTTAATGGATATGGGCTATGATCCGATGGTAACGAGAAATTGCGCGAAGGTATCGGCGGTCGGAGCGGGCATTATGGGTGTTCCCGGGGTCACGTCCAAAATTGTTTCGGCTCTTTCCGATAAAGAAATTCCGATCCTTCAGTCGGCTGACAGCCATACGACGATATGGGTGCTTGTCCATGAAGCGGATTTGGTTCCTGCTGTAAACGCTTTGCATGAAGTGTTTGAACTTTCCAAGTAA
- the dapA gene encoding 4-hydroxy-tetrahydrodipicolinate synthase, producing the protein MNFGNVSTAMITPFDNKGNVDFQKLSTLIDYLLKNGTDSLVVAGTTGESPTLSTEEKIALFEYTVKEVNGRVPVIAGTGSNNTKDSIKLTKKAEEAGVDAVMLVTPYYNKPSQEGMYQHFKAIAAETSLPVMLYNVPGRTVASLAPETTIRLAADIPNVVAIKEASGDLEAITKIVAETPEDFSVYSGDDALTLPILSVGGRGVVSVASHIAGSDMQQMIKNYTNGQTANAALIHQKLLPIMKELFKAPNPAPVKTALQLKGLDVGSVRLPLIPLSEDERLSLSSTIGEL; encoded by the coding sequence ATGAATTTCGGAAATGTGTCTACAGCGATGATTACACCCTTTGACAATAAAGGGAACGTAGACTTTCAAAAACTGTCTACACTGATTGATTACTTGTTGAAAAACGGAACGGATTCTTTAGTAGTGGCGGGAACAACTGGAGAGTCGCCAACCCTTTCAACTGAAGAAAAAATTGCGCTGTTTGAATATACGGTAAAAGAAGTGAACGGTCGGGTGCCGGTTATCGCGGGTACTGGCAGCAACAACACGAAAGATTCCATAAAGCTGACAAAAAAAGCTGAGGAAGCGGGCGTAGACGCGGTCATGCTCGTTACGCCGTATTACAATAAACCTTCTCAAGAAGGAATGTACCAGCATTTTAAAGCAATTGCGGCAGAAACGTCTCTTCCGGTCATGCTGTATAATGTGCCGGGCCGCACAGTAGCTTCTCTCGCTCCTGAAACGACGATTCGTTTGGCGGCAGACATCCCGAATGTAGTTGCGATTAAAGAAGCGAGCGGAGACCTCGAAGCGATTACGAAAATTGTTGCGGAAACGCCCGAAGACTTCTCTGTCTATTCAGGGGATGACGCCCTGACCCTTCCTATTCTCTCAGTCGGAGGAAGAGGAGTTGTGTCAGTGGCGAGCCATATTGCAGGCTCTGATATGCAGCAAATGATCAAAAATTATACGAATGGGCAAACAGCTAATGCGGCACTGATTCATCAGAAACTGCTGCCGATTATGAAGGAACTGTTTAAAGCGCCTAACCCGGCTCCTGTCAAAACAGCGCTTCAGCTGAAAGGCCTTGATGTCGGATCGGTGCGACTTCCTCTTATTCCGCTTAGCGAAGATGAGCGGCTGAGCTTAAGCAGCACGATCGGCGAACTGTAA
- the rnjB gene encoding ribonuclease J2, giving the protein MKKKNTENVRIIALGGVGEIGKNLYVIEIDSDIFVVDAGLMHPENEMLGIDVVIPDISYLIERADRVKAIFLTHGHDENIGGVFYLLNKLSVPVYGTKLTLALLREKLKQYGHNRKTDLREIHSKSVITFESTKVSFFRTIHSIPDSVGVSFKTSLGSIVCTGDFKFDQTPALNQMCDIGEIAKIGNSGVLALLSDSTNAERPGYTPSEAAVSGEISDALYNSENRVIIAVFASNINRIQQVIHAASQNGRKIAVAGKNLQSVLQLARKLGYIEADDELFISVQDVKKYPKREVAIITAGSQGEPLAALTRMANKAHKQLNIEEGDTVVIASTPIPGQELIYSKTVDILARAGAQVTFAQKRVHVSGHGSQEELKLMINLLKPKYLIPVNGEYRMQKAHSKIAEEIGMKRSDIFLIEKGDVVEFRGQNVKVGDKVPYGNILIDGLGVGDIGNIVLRDRRLLSQDGILIVVITLDKQKKHLVSGPEIITRGFVYVRESEGLIVEATELVRSIVTEATETSNVEWSTLKQAMRDALNQFLYEKTKRKPMIIPIIMEV; this is encoded by the coding sequence TTGAAAAAGAAAAATACAGAAAACGTTAGAATTATCGCCCTTGGCGGTGTCGGAGAAATTGGGAAGAATCTTTATGTCATCGAAATTGACTCAGACATATTTGTCGTTGATGCCGGCCTTATGCATCCAGAAAACGAAATGCTCGGTATTGATGTAGTGATTCCTGACATATCATATTTGATTGAACGGGCTGACCGCGTCAAGGCAATCTTTTTAACACACGGGCATGATGAAAATATCGGCGGCGTTTTTTACTTGTTAAACAAGCTGTCCGTTCCAGTGTACGGAACAAAGCTGACGCTTGCACTATTAAGAGAAAAATTAAAACAATACGGACATAACCGAAAAACTGATCTAAGAGAAATTCACTCCAAATCTGTCATTACATTTGAATCAACAAAAGTATCGTTCTTTAGAACGATTCACAGCATCCCTGATTCTGTAGGTGTGAGTTTTAAAACATCACTTGGATCTATAGTATGCACGGGAGACTTCAAATTTGACCAAACACCTGCACTTAATCAAATGTGCGACATTGGCGAGATCGCCAAGATCGGCAATAGCGGCGTGCTTGCCCTGCTTTCAGACAGTACAAATGCGGAACGTCCGGGTTATACGCCTTCGGAAGCAGCTGTCAGCGGAGAAATTTCGGACGCGCTGTATAATTCAGAGAACCGGGTAATTATTGCTGTTTTCGCATCCAATATTAACCGGATTCAGCAAGTCATTCATGCAGCTTCTCAAAATGGAAGAAAGATTGCCGTTGCCGGAAAAAATCTACAATCTGTCCTGCAGCTGGCAAGAAAGCTCGGATATATCGAAGCTGATGATGAACTGTTTATTTCTGTGCAGGATGTCAAGAAGTATCCAAAACGCGAAGTGGCCATTATTACAGCCGGCAGCCAAGGTGAACCGTTAGCTGCCCTGACAAGAATGGCAAACAAAGCTCACAAACAGCTGAACATTGAAGAAGGGGATACAGTTGTCATTGCGTCCACCCCAATCCCTGGACAGGAACTCATTTATTCTAAAACAGTAGATATTCTCGCGAGAGCCGGCGCGCAAGTCACCTTTGCCCAAAAGCGTGTCCATGTATCTGGCCACGGTTCACAGGAAGAGTTAAAGCTGATGATCAATCTGCTTAAACCAAAATATTTAATTCCTGTAAACGGCGAATACAGAATGCAAAAAGCTCATTCGAAAATCGCTGAAGAAATCGGCATGAAGCGCAGTGACATCTTCTTAATTGAAAAAGGAGACGTCGTTGAATTTCGCGGCCAAAACGTAAAAGTTGGGGATAAAGTTCCGTATGGCAATATTTTAATTGATGGTTTAGGCGTCGGCGATATCGGCAATATCGTGCTGCGAGACCGCCGCTTACTTTCACAGGACGGAATTTTAATCGTTGTCATTACACTTGATAAACAAAAGAAACATCTTGTATCAGGACCAGAAATTATCACTCGCGGTTTTGTTTATGTAAGAGAGTCTGAAGGCCTTATCGTAGAGGCTACTGAGCTTGTCCGTTCCATCGTGACAGAAGCGACTGAAACATCAAATGTTGAATGGTCAACGCTGAAGCAGGCTATGCGGGATGCTTTGAACCAATTCCTATATGAAAAAACGAAACGTAAACCGATGATCATTCCAATTATTATGGAAGTGTGA
- the tepA gene encoding translocation-enhancing protein TepA: MDHRMENTEEERPEKNDAKDSIMNKIQQLGETALPQLPQDTNIHCLTIIGQIEGHVQLPPQNKTTKYEHVIPQIVAIEQNPKIEGLLIILNTVGGDVEAGLAIAEMLASLSKPTVSIVLGGGHSIGVPIAVSCDYSYIAETATMTIHPVRLTGLVIGVPQTFEYLDKMQERVVKFVTSHSNVTEEKFKELMFSKGNLTRDIGTNVVGKDAVEYGLIDHAGGVGQAINKLNELIEEAREEEGRMIQ; encoded by the coding sequence ATGGATCATCGTATGGAAAACACAGAAGAAGAGCGTCCTGAAAAAAATGATGCGAAAGACAGCATTATGAATAAAATACAGCAGCTTGGTGAAACGGCGCTCCCGCAGCTGCCCCAGGATACAAATATTCATTGTCTGACCATTATCGGCCAAATAGAAGGCCATGTTCAGCTTCCTCCGCAAAACAAAACAACAAAATATGAGCATGTTATCCCGCAGATTGTCGCAATTGAACAGAATCCCAAAATTGAAGGTCTGCTGATTATATTAAATACGGTCGGAGGAGATGTTGAAGCGGGTCTCGCAATAGCGGAAATGCTCGCATCTTTATCAAAACCGACCGTTTCCATTGTGCTTGGCGGAGGACATTCTATCGGCGTTCCGATTGCGGTATCCTGTGATTACAGTTATATCGCTGAAACAGCAACAATGACCATTCATCCGGTTCGGCTGACCGGATTGGTAATCGGCGTGCCGCAAACGTTTGAATACCTGGATAAAATGCAAGAAAGAGTTGTTAAATTTGTAACTAGCCATTCCAATGTAACCGAAGAGAAGTTTAAAGAACTGATGTTTTCAAAAGGAAATTTAACACGCGACATCGGAACAAATGTAGTGGGTAAGGATGCAGTTGAATACGGACTGATCGATCACGCAGGCGGTGTTGGACAGGCGATCAATAAACTGAATGAGCTCATTGAGGAAGCAAGGGAAGAAGAAGGACGGATGATTCAATGA
- the tepJ gene encoding TepA modulator TepJ produces the protein MILYTVMPQEIVFAEQNQETSVHEQIEYKGVPLLVEMKGNEAEVIQIMSTNPMHFLHPDISPGQKLKLNV, from the coding sequence ATGATTCTGTATACCGTGATGCCGCAGGAAATTGTGTTTGCAGAACAGAACCAAGAGACAAGCGTTCATGAGCAGATTGAGTATAAAGGTGTACCACTTCTTGTCGAGATGAAAGGCAATGAAGCGGAAGTCATTCAAATCATGAGCACAAATCCAATGCATTTTCTGCACCCGGACATTTCTCCGGGACAAAAGCTGAAATTAAACGTATAA
- the spoIIIE gene encoding DNA translocase SpoIIIE, which translates to MAKKKRKSRKKQAKQLNIKYELNGLLCIAISIIAILQLGVVGQTFIYLFRFFAGEWFILCLLGLLVLGVSLFWKKKTPSLLTRRKAGLYCIIASILLLSHVQLFKNLTHNGSIESASVVRNTWELFLMDMNGSSASPDLGGGMIGALLFAASHFLFASTGSQIMAIVMILIGMILVTGRSLQETLKKWMSPIGRFIKEQWFAFIDDMKSVKTNMKSSKKTKAPSKKQKPARKKQQLEQEPSDEEGDLETETASPLIHSEPIISSFSDRNENEESPAIEERAEPVTEPLQEIQTETGDQETVSAPPMTFTELENKDYEMPSLDLLADPKHTGQQADKKNIYENARKLEHTFQSFGVKAKVTQVHLGPAVTKYEVYPDVGVKVSKIVNLSDDLALALAAKDIRIEAPIPGKSAIGIEVPNAEVAMVSLKEVLESKLNDRPDAKLLIGLGRNISGEAVLAELNKMPHLLVAGATGSGKSVCVNGIITSILMRAKPHEVKMMMIDPKMVELNVYNGIPHLLAPVVTDPKKASQALKKVVNEMERRYELFSHTGTRNIEGYNDYIKRSNNEEEAKQPELPYIVVIVDELADLMMVASSDVEDSITRLSQMARAAGIHLIIATQRPSVDVITGVIKANIPSRIAFSVSSQTDSRTILDMGGAEKLLGRGDMLFLPVGANKPVRVQGAFLSDDEVEKIVDHVITQQKAQYQEEMIPEETTETHSEVTDELYDEAVELIVGMQTASVSMLQRRFRIGYTRAARLIDAMEERGVVGPYEGSKPREVLLSKEKYDELSS; encoded by the coding sequence GTGGCAAAGAAAAAACGAAAATCAAGAAAAAAACAGGCGAAACAGCTCAATATAAAATACGAACTTAACGGATTGCTGTGTATAGCCATTTCAATTATCGCGATTCTGCAGCTTGGGGTAGTCGGGCAAACCTTTATCTATTTGTTCCGCTTTTTTGCTGGAGAGTGGTTTATTTTATGCTTGTTAGGTCTATTGGTGTTAGGAGTCTCGCTGTTTTGGAAGAAGAAAACGCCGAGCCTATTAACGAGGCGAAAGGCCGGACTGTACTGTATTATCGCAAGCATATTGCTGCTTTCTCACGTGCAGCTGTTTAAAAATTTGACGCATAATGGGTCGATTGAGTCTGCAAGCGTGGTGCGCAACACATGGGAATTGTTTTTGATGGACATGAATGGAAGCTCCGCTTCACCTGATTTAGGCGGAGGGATGATTGGAGCTTTGCTGTTTGCGGCTTCACACTTTTTATTTGCGTCAACCGGTTCTCAGATTATGGCGATTGTCATGATTTTGATCGGAATGATATTAGTCACAGGGCGCTCTCTTCAAGAAACGCTGAAAAAGTGGATGAGCCCGATTGGCCGCTTTATAAAAGAACAATGGTTTGCATTTATTGATGATATGAAATCCGTCAAAACAAATATGAAGTCTTCGAAAAAAACGAAAGCGCCGAGCAAAAAACAAAAACCGGCCCGCAAAAAACAACAATTGGAACAAGAGCCTTCTGATGAAGAGGGGGACCTGGAAACCGAAACGGCATCGCCCCTCATTCATTCAGAGCCGATTATCTCAAGCTTTTCAGATCGGAATGAAAATGAAGAGTCTCCAGCCATAGAAGAGCGAGCTGAACCTGTAACAGAGCCGCTTCAGGAGATCCAGACTGAGACAGGTGATCAGGAAACTGTTTCTGCTCCCCCTATGACCTTTACGGAGCTTGAAAACAAGGATTACGAGATGCCGTCACTGGATTTACTGGCCGATCCGAAGCATACCGGCCAGCAGGCAGATAAAAAGAATATTTATGAAAATGCGAGAAAGCTCGAACACACCTTCCAAAGCTTTGGCGTAAAGGCGAAAGTCACACAGGTTCATCTCGGCCCGGCCGTAACAAAATATGAAGTGTATCCTGATGTCGGAGTGAAGGTTAGCAAAATTGTCAATTTAAGCGATGATTTAGCGCTAGCACTTGCTGCGAAGGATATCAGGATAGAGGCGCCAATACCAGGAAAATCAGCAATCGGAATTGAGGTTCCGAATGCAGAAGTGGCGATGGTATCGCTGAAGGAAGTGCTGGAGTCTAAATTAAACGACAGACCGGATGCGAAACTGCTAATTGGACTTGGCCGCAATATTTCAGGTGAAGCTGTGCTGGCTGAGTTAAACAAGATGCCTCACCTTTTAGTCGCAGGCGCAACCGGAAGCGGGAAGAGCGTTTGTGTCAACGGCATTATTACAAGTATATTGATGCGCGCGAAACCGCATGAAGTGAAAATGATGATGATCGATCCTAAAATGGTAGAGCTGAATGTCTACAACGGGATTCCGCATTTGCTTGCTCCGGTTGTAACCGATCCGAAAAAAGCGTCACAGGCTTTGAAAAAGGTTGTCAATGAAATGGAGAGGCGGTACGAATTATTTTCTCATACGGGTACAAGAAATATTGAAGGATACAATGATTATATAAAACGCTCTAACAATGAAGAAGAAGCGAAACAGCCGGAGCTGCCCTATATCGTTGTCATTGTGGACGAGCTTGCCGATCTCATGATGGTCGCTTCATCTGATGTGGAAGATTCGATTACGAGATTATCCCAAATGGCGCGGGCTGCCGGCATCCATCTCATCATTGCGACACAGAGGCCGTCGGTTGACGTTATCACAGGGGTGATCAAAGCGAATATTCCGTCACGAATCGCGTTCAGCGTTTCTTCACAGACGGATTCAAGGACGATTCTTGACATGGGTGGCGCTGAGAAGCTGCTCGGCCGCGGCGATATGCTGTTTTTGCCTGTCGGGGCTAACAAACCTGTCCGCGTGCAGGGAGCATTTTTGTCGGATGACGAAGTGGAGAAGATCGTCGACCATGTGATTACGCAGCAGAAAGCGCAATATCAGGAAGAAATGATTCCTGAGGAGACTACGGAAACGCATTCCGAGGTGACCGATGAACTTTATGATGAAGCTGTTGAATTAATCGTCGGCATGCAGACGGCATCTGTTTCAATGCTGCAAAGAAGATTCAGAATCGGTTATACGAGGGCGGCGCGCCTCATTGACGCAATGGAGGAACGAGGCGTTGTCGGGCCATATGAAGGCAGCAAACCGAGAGAAGTTTTATTATCCAAAGAGAAATATGATGAGCTCTCTTCTTAA
- a CDS encoding GntR family transcriptional regulator, which translates to MSTKADNRHLYLKVIERIKEDIKNGIYTEKEKLPSEFELSKKLGVSRATLREALRILEEEHVIIRRHGVGTFVHSKPLFLSGIEQLNSVTKMIEQANMTPGTIFLSSQVLMPSEDDMMRFHLEEGQELFYLERVRTANGQPIVYCIDKIPMDILPNSFSHQQESMFDLLEKNSGSVISYAVTDIEPIGYHDTISPVLECDPETALLLLKQTHYDQHDKPVLYSLNYFRADKFRFHVLRKRF; encoded by the coding sequence ATGTCTACAAAAGCTGATAATCGGCACTTGTATTTAAAAGTAATTGAACGAATTAAAGAGGATATTAAAAATGGAATCTACACTGAGAAGGAAAAGCTGCCTTCTGAATTTGAGCTTTCCAAAAAGCTTGGTGTCAGCAGAGCGACGCTAAGAGAAGCCTTGCGGATCCTTGAAGAAGAGCATGTGATTATCAGAAGGCATGGTGTAGGCACTTTTGTCCATTCTAAGCCGTTATTTCTTTCGGGCATTGAACAGCTGAACAGTGTAACCAAGATGATTGAACAGGCAAATATGACGCCTGGCACGATTTTTCTATCATCACAAGTGCTTATGCCGTCTGAGGATGATATGATGAGATTTCACTTGGAAGAGGGGCAGGAACTTTTTTACCTCGAACGAGTCAGGACAGCTAACGGACAGCCGATTGTGTATTGTATAGACAAAATTCCGATGGATATTTTGCCGAATTCTTTTTCTCACCAGCAAGAATCTATGTTTGATTTACTTGAGAAAAATTCAGGCTCCGTGATCAGCTATGCCGTGACTGATATTGAGCCGATCGGCTATCATGATACCATTTCTCCGGTGCTTGAATGCGATCCGGAAACAGCTCTTTTGCTGTTAAAACAAACCCATTACGATCAGCACGATAAACCGGTGCTTTACTCTTTAAATTACTTTAGAGCGGATAAATTCAGATTTCATGTTTTGCGTAAACGATTCTAA
- the bcbE gene encoding bacillibactin exporter BcbE yields MKHIIALSSVPLVMTLGNSMLIPVLPMMEKKLSVTSFQVSLIITVYSVVAIICIPIAGYLSDRFGRKKILLPCLLIAGLGGAVAAFASTYMKNPYAMILAGRVLQGIGSAGAAPIVMPFIGDLFEGDDEKVSAGLGDIETANTSGKVLSPILGALLATWYWFVPFWFIPFFCLISFLLVLFLVAQPEEDEDAPAVSEFIKNVRKIFKQDGRWLYTVFIIGCVIMFLLFGVLFYLSDTLEKKYAIDGVAKGGLLAIPLLFLSTSSYIAGKKIGKDKGRMKFCVVTGMIMLSLSYIALWWNHSFYFLFVFLSFGGIGIGMALPALDALITEGIESEECGTISSFYNSMRFIGVALGPPVFAALMSNADWLIFILSAFCSIVALFLVIFTVDTKKSEEEEKNLGTV; encoded by the coding sequence ATGAAACATATTATTGCATTGTCTTCCGTACCGCTTGTGATGACACTTGGAAATTCCATGCTGATTCCCGTTCTGCCGATGATGGAAAAAAAGCTGTCGGTGACTTCATTTCAAGTGTCTTTAATCATTACTGTATATTCGGTGGTGGCAATTATTTGCATACCGATTGCGGGGTATCTGTCAGATCGATTCGGGAGGAAAAAAATATTGCTTCCATGTCTCCTCATTGCAGGATTGGGAGGGGCGGTGGCTGCTTTTGCTTCAACCTATATGAAAAATCCCTACGCTATGATTTTGGCGGGGAGGGTTCTTCAAGGCATCGGTTCAGCAGGTGCAGCTCCTATCGTCATGCCGTTTATCGGCGATTTGTTTGAAGGAGACGATGAAAAGGTCAGCGCCGGTCTTGGCGATATTGAAACCGCCAATACATCAGGGAAGGTACTGAGTCCCATACTTGGCGCCTTACTGGCTACATGGTACTGGTTTGTACCATTTTGGTTTATTCCGTTTTTCTGTTTGATCAGCTTTTTGCTCGTGTTGTTTCTGGTGGCCCAACCTGAAGAAGATGAGGATGCGCCTGCGGTTTCTGAGTTTATTAAGAATGTGCGGAAAATCTTTAAGCAGGACGGACGTTGGCTTTATACGGTCTTTATTATCGGGTGTGTCATTATGTTTCTGTTATTCGGCGTACTATTTTATTTATCAGATACGCTGGAGAAGAAGTATGCCATTGACGGAGTGGCTAAAGGCGGATTACTGGCAATCCCACTTTTATTTTTGTCAACCAGTTCCTATATAGCTGGCAAAAAGATTGGCAAAGATAAAGGCCGAATGAAGTTTTGTGTTGTTACAGGAATGATTATGTTAAGCCTGTCGTATATAGCTTTGTGGTGGAATCACAGTTTTTATTTTTTATTTGTCTTTTTAAGTTTTGGCGGGATTGGAATTGGAATGGCTCTTCCTGCTTTAGATGCACTGATAACCGAAGGAATTGAAAGCGAGGAATGCGGAACCATTTCCTCCTTTTACAATAGCATGCGCTTTATAGGAGTAGCTCTCGGCCCCCCTGTGTTTGCGGCATTAATGTCTAATGCAGACTGGCTGATTTTCATTTTATCGGCGTTTTGCAGCATCGTTGCTTTATTCTTAGTCATCTTCACTGTGGATACTAAAAAAAGTGAGGAGGAAGAAAAAAACTTGGGGACGGTCTAG